The Populus nigra chromosome 4, ddPopNigr1.1, whole genome shotgun sequence genome contains the following window.
ATGGCTCATCACTATTCCAGCATTGATCCTAAGCACCTATAGTGTTAAGTTATCACACAAACATTACAGAAATCATGCGATGGCTGAGCCAACATATCTCTAAGAGCTTACTGGAGAAGATTACTATACAACTGGAAGAATCCCAACAATCAATTCATGCTGGTTCATCAATTAAGGTTATTTTGAGCACCAACATAGAGCTGTGTCCAGAAGTGTACATTTCAGCTCTGGGCAGGCATAATGGCAATAGCCACGAAGTTCCAAAGCATGGCTTGAGGGCCTAGCTTCATTTTGTTATCTACCAGCtgacagagaaagagagaatttAGATATCATAACCAGCATACATGCGATTGTGTGAGTGGATATGCCTTAGACAGTGTGCTTTACATTGCATATAATGAATAATGCTACAAGGCCGAATCCTAAAACATCTTGAGCAAAATAAAGTGATTCTGTGGCATATTCTGAATGATCAAAAGCTTTCATGACCAGAAGTAAATACTAACGTTAAATGCCAGGACTATCTACGGCGGGAAAAGTTTTGCACTTCTGATTCAACTTTCCTGACGTTGTCAACAATAAGTTGAATTTTTGAAGCCAGTTCTTCTGTTTGCTCCTCAATGCTATTCATAAAACTGACTAGTTTTTCACGATAAGTTGCACATAAATGGTTCTGATGCTCCAACTCTTTCGTAAGCTCTTCAATTTTCTTATCCTTGTCACCCTACATGCTCGAAAAAAGCAAACAATTTGCTAAGGAAACTGAATCAAATCACAGTAAGAATGTGAAACTCTATATAAATGTTTTGTGATTGCTAGTTCTGCCAACACAAGGAGCCACCAGTGAAGGATCAATAGACTGTCCACCATACTACAAATGTGGTGGCCAACTAGAGACATCCCAGCAATGATCGCACACATAAAGCAAAAATGGTTAAAAACTCTGCAAATCGTCTAGCTTTCATTTATCCTGATGCAATGATTTAATTTCACGAAAACACAGAGCATAGATTAGTGCATACAGCTGCTGAAAGCCTGAAACACTCAATAAAGGCAGTGGGTGTAGTACAATTAAGAGCTGCATCCAACAAAGTGAGTGATAATTAACGGATGTAAGAACAGCAAATAAGAGTTTTAGATATAGTTAATGGCATGGCTAAGAGTAAAATGCAATACAACAACACGGCCTTTTGGAGCAATGACTGTAAATAGAACGTCCTGTCATACTGAGATGATGGTAAGCCTAAGGCCACCATATACCAGTCAAAACTTTTAACAGTACTTGATTCAGAAAGAAAAGGAGTCTTTTTACACACGCAAGTAGTTTTCCGGTTTCTTTAAGCATTGAGAACGATAGAAAAATGCAATCACGGAACCACTACATGATGGGATAATCATTATATACATGTATGCCAAAACGTAACCCTCCCCACTAAACACTCTTAGGAGCAGCTAAATAGAGAAAGCAAGAGCTGTCTCCACAGCGAGATCCGTAATTGAAGCAATAGAAATGTACATACTCTAGCAGCGATTGGGATTTCAAAGAAATTCCGGAAACAACTAGAGTTATTAATTACATATATGCAATTCATGTATTCCCATTTAGCACCGCTATAAAAAGTAATTCATGTATTCGCATTTAGCACACTACAAGGGATACAAACAAGAacatatttctaatatataaacAAACTTAATGACTGTTGAAAACACAAATTATGAACAATCAAACAAGGTATGGTAGAGATACTAACCGATGAAGAGAACCCAGAAGCAGTAACAACCAAAGGATGATTATGATCCTTTTCAAATCTAGTAACGACCCATTTACCAGACTTGTCCATTTTAACCAAGATGGTTGCTTTGCAACCTTCTCGCGCACTGGGCCTTGGCTTCTTGTCCGGACCAGGACCAGCTATAGTCCTATTATTTGGAGAAAAACCCTGTTTGTTACATCCAAGACGACGAGCAAGAGTTCTCCCATCAATCCCAGAACGACGACGCTGCATAACACGCACAACAAATCCTAGCCGTCTAGCATACTCTGAGTAGAACTTCCTGGCAGCATCTTCAGATTCAAACTCCATACCAACACAAGGTTCTACAAttccagcttcttcttcttcttcgacaTCCACTGCAacgataattaattaaaacagcAGCAAAAatctcttattaaaaaaaaagactaaaaatcttttaaaaagataaaactcaTATGATATCCGGCATTAATGGTAAGCTCCATCGATCGATGGGTCGAAATTGGGCAGTTGggtagaggagagagagaggcaacTTACTGAGAATCGAAAGAGAGAGAGCGGAGTTGAGGCATCCAAATTGAGAGTAGCCAAGCGATCTTCTTGTGAAATCAGCAGTAGTGTATGTGTtccatttatattaaaattaccaCGCGTccattaatttttacaaaattaattgaCTGAGAGATTAAAgaataataacaaatgaaaagTTATACCtcattaatttttctatacAAGGGTATGATTGAGAAACCGGACCAACACATCCCGCTTTAAAACCCAGGTGTACCTTAGCCAAACTTCGAGTcacgaattaaaaaaaaataatcctaaaattaatttaaaataaataattttttttctaaatcaattAGGGAAGGATTAGTTTTAGCATGGTCATAATAGGGTCGATTATGATAATGaattaatctagatttt
Protein-coding sequences here:
- the LOC133692517 gene encoding protein FAR1-RELATED SEQUENCE 5-like, with translation MDVEEEEEAGIVEPCVGMEFESEDAARKFYSEYARRLGFVVRVMQRRRSGIDGRTLARRLGCNKQGFSPNNRTIAGPGPDKKPRPSAREGCKATILVKMDKSGKWVVTRFEKDHNHPLVVTASGFSSSGDKDKKIEELTKELEHQNHLCATYREKLVSFMNSIEEQTEELASKIQLIVDNVRKVESEVQNFSRRR